The Lycium barbarum isolate Lr01 chromosome 9, ASM1917538v2, whole genome shotgun sequence genome has a segment encoding these proteins:
- the LOC132609921 gene encoding V-type proton ATPase subunit E-like, whose protein sequence is MNDTDVSKQIQQMVRFIRQEAEEKANEISVSAEEEFNIEKLQLVEAEKKKIRQEYERKEKQVDVRKKIEYSMQLNASRLKVLQAQDDLVSTMKEATAKELLQVGQHHHNLVEAILPHHHQGFYKKLLHDLIVQSLLRLKEPCVLLRCRKHDEHLVKHVLDAVKEEYAEKANVHAPEIIVDDIHLPPAPSHHNMHGPSCSGGVVMASRDGKIVCENTLDARLEVVFRKKLPEIRKCLFGQVTA, encoded by the exons ATGAACGACACAGATGTCTCAAAGCAGATCCAACAAATGGTCAGATTTATCCGTCAGGAAGCTGAAGAAAAAGCCAATGAGATTTCAGTTTCTGCTGAAGAA GAATTCAACATCGAGAAGTTACAGCTAGTGGAAGCAGAGAAGAAGAAGATCAGACAAGAGTATGAGCGCAAAGAGAAACAAGTGGACGTTCGCAAGAAGAT TGAGTACTCCATGCAACTCAATGCCTCTAGGCTCAAAGTTCTTCAAGCTCAGGATGACTTGGTTAGCACCATGAAGGAGGCAACAGCGAAGGAGCTCTTACAAGTTGGCCAGCATCACCACAACCTCGTAGAGGCTATCCTTCCTCATCACCACCAAGGCTTTTATAAGAAGCTGTTGCATGATCTTATTGTTCAG AGTTTGCTTAGGCTTAAAGAGCCTTGTGTCCTGCTGCGTTGTCGGAAGCATGATGAACACCTGGTTAAACATGTATTGGATGCAGTGAAGGAAGAATACGCAGAGAAGGCAAACGTCCACGCACCTGAGATCATAGTTGACGACATCCACCTTCCTCCGGCTCCATCACACCATAATATGCATGGTCCTTCTTG CTCTGGAGGAGTGGTGATGGCTTCAAGAGATGGGAAAATTGTGTGTGAAAACACTCTTGATGCCAGATTGGAAGTTGTGTTCCGTAAAAAACTACCAGAG ATCCGCAAGTGCCTATTCGGTCAGGTTACTGCTTGA